Below is a genomic region from Microbacterium sp. LWO12-1.2.
CGCGGAGGCCGCCGGGGCGATCCGTCGATTCCTCAGGATTCCCGTCGCGCGAGGCCGATGAGTCCGGCGACCCGGAACGGGATGACCTCGCCCATCGCGAGCGAGGTCTCTGTACGCTCGACGCCCTCGATCGAGAGGATCCGCGCGTCCGTGTCGAACAGATGACGGGCGTCGCGGCAGGCCACACGAGCGAGGAGATCGATGGATCCGCTCAGACCGTGCGCTTGCACGACCTCGGGGATGCGTGCGAGCTCGTTGATGATGCGGGGGAGCTCGGTCTGGCGGACTCCGATGCTGACGAAGGCCTGCAGCGGGAAGCCGAGAACCTCGGGCGCGAAGGAGCGCTCGTACGAGAGGAAGATACCTGTCTGCTCCAGCCGGGCCATCCGCGCCTGGATCGTGTTGCGCGAGAGACCGAGATTCTCCGCGAGAGCGACGATCGTGATGCGGGGATCGTCGGCGAGTGCGGCGAGAAGCTCGAGATCGATGCGGTCCAGTCCAGGCATAGTGCCAAACCTTAGCAGGGGCTGATGTCTCAAAATTGAGCAACATGCTCAAGCCCACTTCAATTGCTTGAGCGAGGTGTTCAGCAGACGTACGCTCAGACCACGCCGGTGATGATGCCGGGTGCAGCGCGCACAGCCCTTCGGGGCCGCTGAGACTTGGAGGACGATGATGTCACCGCAGATCACGCCCATCGCCGATTCGACCCAGGACCTGGAGCTCACCGAGCGCCTCCTGGCTCCGGATGGAACCCGCGTCGCGCACCCCGACCTCGACCCCTACGTCGCCGACATCGACGCCGCGCAGTTGCGCGCTCTTCTGCGCGACATGGTGATCCTTCGCCGCATCGACGCCGAGGGCGTGGCGCTGCAGCGTCAGGGGCAGCTCGGCCTCTGGGCCCCGTGTCAGGGGCAGGAGGCGACGCAGATCGGGACGGCCCGCGCGCTGGCCCCCCAGGACTACGTCTTCCCGAGCTACCGCGAGACCGGTGTCATCTACGCCCGCGGCGCTCAGCCGGGAGACTTCGTACGGATGTGGCGCGGGGAGGAGGGAGCGGGGCACGATCCTGCCGCCCTGCGCGTCGCGCCGCTGCAGATCATCATCGGCGCCCAGACCCTGCACGCCGTCGGCTACGCGCTCGGCATCCGTCATGACGGCGCCGACGAGGTCGCAGTGACCTACTTCGGCGACGGTGCGACCAGCCAGGGTGATGTCAACGAGGCCATGATCTTCGCCGCCTCGTACCAGGCGCCGGTGGTCTTCGTCTGCCAGAACAACCATTGGGCGATCTCCGAGCCGGTCGCACTGCAGTCCCAGTACCCGATCGCCGGGCGCGCGCCGGGCTTCGGCATTCCGAGTCTTCGTGTCGACGGCAACGACGTCCTGGCCTGCATGGCGGCGATGCGATGGGCGCTCGATCATGCCAGGGCGGGCAAGGGGCCCGCATACATCGAGGCCGTCACGTACCGGATGGGGCCCCACACCACGGCTGATGACCCGACGCGCTACCGCGACGAGGCGGAGCTCGAGGAGTGGCGTCGCCGCGACCCGATCGCGCGTCTCGACGCTCACCTCCGCAGCATCGGTGAACTCGACGAGTCGCAGCTGGCGGAGATCCAGTCGGCTGCCGACGTCGTCGCCAAGGACATGCGTGCGGCCTGCCTCTCCATGGTCACGCGAGCGCCCCTCGCGGTGTTCGACGGCGTCTACGCCGAGCCGCACGCCGGATTGGACCGCCAGCGCGACGAGTACGCCGCGTACCTGGCCGGCTTCGAAGGTGAGGCATGAGCATGGGGGAGATGACTCTGGGCAAGGCACTCGGCGCCGGCCTGCGACGGGCGATGCGGGATGACGAGAAGGTCGTTCTGCTCGGCGAGGACATCGGGAAGCTCGGTGGCGTGTTCCGCATCACCGATGGACTGCTCGACGAGTTCGGTGCCCAGCGCGTGATCGACACACCGCTCGCGGAGTCCGGAATCGTCGGCACTGCGGTCGGATTGGCCTTCCGCGGCTACCGGCCGGTCGTCGAGATCCAGTTCGACGGATTCGTCTACCCGGCGTTCGATCAGATCGTCGCCCAGGTCGCCAAGCTCCACTACCGCACCCAGGGGCGGGTGAAGATGCCGATCACGATCCGTATTCCGTGGGCCGGAGGGATCGGCGCGGCCGAGCATCACTCGGAGTCGCCAGAGGCCTACTTCGTGCACACCGCCGGTCTCCGTGTCGTCGCGGTGTCGAACCCGGCCGATGCGTATCGGAGTCTTCGCCAGGCGATCGCCTGCGACGATCCGGTGATCTTCTTCGAACCGAAGCGTCTCTACCATCACAAGGGCGAGGTCGACCTTGATGCCTCGCTGGCGGATGCTCCGCCGATGGGGCTGGCCAGTGTCGTACGAACCGGTCACGACGTCTCACTCATCACGTACGGCGCGATGGTCGGCACCGCGCTGCAAGCAGCGGAAGCTGCGGACGACGAGGGCATCTCGATCGAGGTGATCGATCTGCGCTCACTCTCGCCCGTCGACTACGACTCGGTCGCGGCCTCCGTTCGCAAGACCGGTCGAGTCGTGGTCGCTCACGAAGCGTCGCGGGAAGCCGGCGTCGCCGCCGAAGTGATCGCCAGCATCACGGAGCGCTGCTTCGAGTACCTCGAATCCGCACCGCTGCGGGTGACCGGTCATGACATCCCTTACCCGCCCGCGAAGTTGGAGAAGTTCCACCTGCCTGACCTCGATCGTCTTCTCGACGCGGTGGATCGCGTGCTCGACCGGCCGAACAGCCTCACGGAGGTGGACGCATGATCGCCGAGTTCCGACTGCCCGACCTCGGAGAAGGTCTCACGGAAGCGGAGGTCGTGCAGTGGCTGGTCGCGCCGGGCGACGCAGTGACGCTGAATCAGACGCTCGCCGAGGTCGAGACCGCCAAAGCGGTCGTGGAGCTGCCGTCGCCGTATGCGGGCACCGTGTCGACACTGCACGCGGACGCGGGCGAGACCGTCGCGGTCGGCGCACCGCTCATCGCCTTCGATGTGGAGGGGGAGACTGACGAGGTTCCTTCGCCGGACGCCGAGGAGAAGGCGCAGCCGAACCTCGTCGGCTACGGTGCAGCACCGACTGCCACCGGTCGTCCCGCCCGCCGCGCACGTCGCAGCACGGGGGCGAGGTCCGCAGCGGACACCGCGGTGCTCGAAGCGGCGCCGCACGACGCGGTGCCGTCCGCGAGCGTCGAGCAGGTGATCGAGAGGCCCAGATCGACGCCTCCCGTGCGCGCCCATGCCAAGCGCCTCGGAATCGATCTCGTGCTGGTCGCTGCTGCCGTCGGCGATCGCCTGATCACCCGCAACGACGTGGATGCCTACGCCGAGCGCACCGGTTCCAGCCACGGTGAAGCGCCGGCGGCGGCGCCCTCGGCACCTGGCATCCCCGCGACCGCTGCCGCGCTGACGCCGGGCGAACGCGAGACGAGGATCCCGATCCGCGGCGTGCGCAAGCACACTGCTGCGGCGATGGTGGCCAGCGCGTTCACGGCTCCCCATGTCACGGTGTTCCACACGGTCGATGTCACGGAGACAATGGATCTCCTCGCCGGGCTCCGAGAAGATCGGGCGCTCGCTGCACACCGGATCGGTCCGCTCGCCGTGATCGCGAAGGTCGTCTGTCTCGCGCTGTCCCGCACTCCCGGCCTCAATGCGCACTGGGACGAGGCCGCAGGCGAGATCGTGCAGTTCCACTACGTCGACCTCGGCATCGCAGCCGCGACCGAGCGCGGTCTCATCGTGCCGAACATCCGGGATGCGGATCGTCTCTCGCTCGTCGAGTTGAGTGAGGCGCTCAAGTCCCTCGCGGAGACGGCGCGTGCGGGCAAGACGTCTCCGGCTGAGCTGGTCGGGGGGACATTCTCGATCTCGAACATCGGTGTCTTCGGTGTCGATGCGGGAACACCGATCCTGCCACCAGGTCAATCCGGCATTCTCGCGGTGGGTGCGGTGCGTCGTCAGCCGTGGGAGCACCGCGGCGAGATCGCGCTGCGTCAGGTGATGACGCTGAGCCTTTCGTTCGACCACCGTCTCGTCGACGGTGCCGAGGGCGCGCGATTCCTCAAGGACGTCGCCGACGTGCTCGAGCAGCCCGGTCGCGCGATGCTGCTCAGGTAGCGGCGCGCAACGCGGCATCCGCCATCGCGGCCAGCACGGTCGCGGTGGCGGTGTGCGCTCTGGTGGTCGCCCGCGTGCTGTGCGGGGTCGAGTTGATCAGGCCGAAGCACGCCTGCACCCGCAGCCGCAGCTCTTCGGGCGTAGCCGTCAGAAGGGGCGCGAGGGCCTCGATCCACACCTCGATGTAGGTGCGCTGCAACCGACGCACCTCGGCGCGATCCTCATCGGACAGATGGGCGACATCCCGGTCCTGCACCTGGATGACCTCCGCATTTCCGAGGGCGAAGTCCACATGGAAGCGAATCAGCGACCGCATCCGCTCTTCGGGTTCTGCAGACGCTGCGGCGACGACTGTCCCACCGGTGACGAGGTCGTTGCTCACCTTCACCAGCACGGCGCCGAGGAGAGCTTGCTTTCCGGCGAAGTGCCGGTAGACGGCAGGTCCGGAGACGCCGACCGCTGCGCCGATGTCCTCGAGGCTGACGCCGTTGTATCCGCGCGCGGCGAAGAGACGCGCGGCCTCATGGAGGATCGCATCGGAGCGCTCGGCTTTGGCGCGGTCCCTGGCAGTCGTCGGGGTTGTCATTCCAGTTAATCCTCGCTAACCTGAATGTACGGGTTAGTGAACACTAACCGAATCAGCACACGCAGCGCCACCGTGAGACGCCGCGTGACGTGGGTCGAGGAGGACTTCACGATGCCTGCTACCCAGGAGTCATTGGCGCAAGCGCTGCGCGACCGCCTCGCGGCAGCGGCGCTCGGAGGACCGGCCACCTCCCGAGAACGTCACATCGCCCGTGGAAAGCTGCTGCCGCGCGAGCGCGTGGCCCGGCTGCTCGACGAGGGCAGCCCGTTCCTCGAAGTCGCGCCGCTCGCGGCGGAGGGCCTGTACGGGGGAGAGGCGCCAGGAGCGGGCGTGATCGCCGGCATCGGCCTTGTCCACGGCCGTCATGTCATGGTCGTCTGCAACGACGCCACCGTCAAAGGCGGCACCTACTACCCGATGACGGTCAAGAAGCATCTGCGTGCTCA
It encodes:
- a CDS encoding Lrp/AsnC family transcriptional regulator produces the protein MPGLDRIDLELLAALADDPRITIVALAENLGLSRNTIQARMARLEQTGIFLSYERSFAPEVLGFPLQAFVSIGVRQTELPRIINELARIPEVVQAHGLSGSIDLLARVACRDARHLFDTDARILSIEGVERTETSLAMGEVIPFRVAGLIGLARRES
- the pdhA gene encoding pyruvate dehydrogenase (acetyl-transferring) E1 component subunit alpha; translation: MSPQITPIADSTQDLELTERLLAPDGTRVAHPDLDPYVADIDAAQLRALLRDMVILRRIDAEGVALQRQGQLGLWAPCQGQEATQIGTARALAPQDYVFPSYRETGVIYARGAQPGDFVRMWRGEEGAGHDPAALRVAPLQIIIGAQTLHAVGYALGIRHDGADEVAVTYFGDGATSQGDVNEAMIFAASYQAPVVFVCQNNHWAISEPVALQSQYPIAGRAPGFGIPSLRVDGNDVLACMAAMRWALDHARAGKGPAYIEAVTYRMGPHTTADDPTRYRDEAELEEWRRRDPIARLDAHLRSIGELDESQLAEIQSAADVVAKDMRAACLSMVTRAPLAVFDGVYAEPHAGLDRQRDEYAAYLAGFEGEA
- a CDS encoding alpha-ketoacid dehydrogenase subunit beta translates to MGEMTLGKALGAGLRRAMRDDEKVVLLGEDIGKLGGVFRITDGLLDEFGAQRVIDTPLAESGIVGTAVGLAFRGYRPVVEIQFDGFVYPAFDQIVAQVAKLHYRTQGRVKMPITIRIPWAGGIGAAEHHSESPEAYFVHTAGLRVVAVSNPADAYRSLRQAIACDDPVIFFEPKRLYHHKGEVDLDASLADAPPMGLASVVRTGHDVSLITYGAMVGTALQAAEAADDEGISIEVIDLRSLSPVDYDSVAASVRKTGRVVVAHEASREAGVAAEVIASITERCFEYLESAPLRVTGHDIPYPPAKLEKFHLPDLDRLLDAVDRVLDRPNSLTEVDA
- a CDS encoding dihydrolipoamide acetyltransferase family protein; the encoded protein is MIAEFRLPDLGEGLTEAEVVQWLVAPGDAVTLNQTLAEVETAKAVVELPSPYAGTVSTLHADAGETVAVGAPLIAFDVEGETDEVPSPDAEEKAQPNLVGYGAAPTATGRPARRARRSTGARSAADTAVLEAAPHDAVPSASVEQVIERPRSTPPVRAHAKRLGIDLVLVAAAVGDRLITRNDVDAYAERTGSSHGEAPAAAPSAPGIPATAAALTPGERETRIPIRGVRKHTAAAMVASAFTAPHVTVFHTVDVTETMDLLAGLREDRALAAHRIGPLAVIAKVVCLALSRTPGLNAHWDEAAGEIVQFHYVDLGIAAATERGLIVPNIRDADRLSLVELSEALKSLAETARAGKTSPAELVGGTFSISNIGVFGVDAGTPILPPGQSGILAVGAVRRQPWEHRGEIALRQVMTLSLSFDHRLVDGAEGARFLKDVADVLEQPGRAMLLR
- a CDS encoding TetR/AcrR family transcriptional regulator, whose protein sequence is MTTPTTARDRAKAERSDAILHEAARLFAARGYNGVSLEDIGAAVGVSGPAVYRHFAGKQALLGAVLVKVSNDLVTGGTVVAAASAEPEERMRSLIRFHVDFALGNAEVIQVQDRDVAHLSDEDRAEVRRLQRTYIEVWIEALAPLLTATPEELRLRVQACFGLINSTPHSTRATTRAHTATATVLAAMADAALRAAT